A region of the Salvelinus namaycush isolate Seneca chromosome 13, SaNama_1.0, whole genome shotgun sequence genome:
tatgaactgtaactcagtaaaatctttgaaattgttgcatgttgagtttatatttttgttcagtgtagaacaAACATTCCTCTCTGACATTTTGAATAAGGAATAACGTCAGCTCTATTCATGGATTTTTTCTGCAACGTCCGATAACGTTTTTcaactgaacgtggccctggtaacattacAGGTACCTATATGCAAACATATGCAAACATTTGgaaagaaaggaaaagggatAGAAAACAATTTATTGACTAAATTCATCTTGCCATTATGCTATGTCTAACTTTATTTTGAGTTGAAGTGGACACAGTGACTCAGACTTGAGCACTTGGACCAGGACTCGAGCACTGGGACTCGGACTTCAGCCATAGGGACTCGTGACTCGACTATTGGTGACTTGGACTCGAGCACAGTGGACTCAATTCGGACTTGAGGTGTAGTGACTCGACTACATCACTCGGCGAAACAGTCAAAGTCATTAGCCCCCGTTCTACTTTTGGACATCAATGTGGCTGCTGTGTCTGTGGAACGTTGATAACAATGGCAATGACGTGACTGAGGTTCAACCCATACTACTTTGCCAATCATTtgtggactctctctctctctctctctctctctctctctctctctctctctctctctctctctctctctttctctctctctctctctctgtttgtttgtttgttttgtatgtACTGTGCAATATCTCTCTAGGCTGAATATGGAATTAGGATTTTATTATGTTTGTCATATTTCTGCTGTTGGGAAGAGAATGGGATGTTATGCAGAAAACTATGTTGGTAAGACAAGGCTATGtatgtttgtgcacatggaagtCAGTGATATATGTTTACTATAGGTTAATGAGGCAATACAAATGTAATGTGACTAAAATGAAAGAACATTTAGTTGACTAAAAGGGCCCACTGTTTTCCTAATTTTCACAATAACTAGACAAAATcattattcaaatgacaaaaatgtgaCTAAGACTTAATGATATTTTTATAAAAATGACTAAGACCAGACTAAATCTAAAACAAAAAGGGCCAAAATGATCACTGCCATAGAGTTATGTTTAAGATGTTTAGTGTACACTAAGTATGTCACAAGTTTTTGAAAATATATCCTTTGCtgaaaaaattataaaataacTTTCACTTATCCTGTTTGGAATGGAAACCACTGCAATCTGACCCTGCTCTGCAAATAACCATGTCATTGTTTGAGTCAATGCATCTGTGGAATGGGAAATGTTTGTTAACTTGACTCACTTACCACATAGATCCACTTTCACTTTACAACAACATGGTGATGTTTTTTTGCAGGCTCTGCATACTATGACAATGTGCGGCCTCTCTCCTACCCTGATGCTGATGCAGTCCTCATCTGTTTTGACATCAGTAGACCAGACACCCTGGACAGTGTACTGAAGAAGGTGAGTGTTATGTGGTGATATAGCCTACTCTTGTCCGTGAAGCTGGCCTGTCCCAATGGCATTTTCACTCAGTCCCCTTGACCCATGACCCTTTCTGAAAAGGCCTCCATTTGTGTTTGTGGGGGAAGTGGCCTTTGAAAATCCCTATTCTGCTGAAAACTAAGGCTGTATCAATGAGAGAGGGGTCTAATACTAGGGCAGCACCAATGAGAGCGGGGGAGGATTGTGAAAACAAACTCACGTGAGGCTCAGAAGTAGTCTAACAGGCCTTGTTCACATGTGGTCTCCAAGACATGGCCATTGTGTGACTCAGTGCCCTTTGACCTGGGATGTCACTAAGGCTCAGTATTGTGCCAGCTGAGAGGAGTGTGGTCCAGTGAGAGGGGGAGTGATCCTTCCTCTGGAGAGAGCATAATCACCAGGATTTTTCTCTCTTTAATCCCCCTCCATAGGGTTCCAATTCTAGACTAATGTTGATCTCTCCCTTTTCTTTCACCCATATAGTGGAAAGGAGAGATTCAGGAATTCTGTCCCAACACCAAGATGCTGCTGGTGGGATGCAAGTCAGACCTCCGCACAGACCTCTTTACCAAATCTAACAGTGGACATACGCCAGTGTCCTATGATCAGGTGGGTGTCGTGTCTTTCTAAATTTAATTTAAAATCATGAGCTTAAACATAATCATGTGTTAAAAGTGCTGGGAACAATTCGTACTAGACAGCTCTCCAGCCTGATATCTTtgtgttattctctctctctccatctcagggCTCCAACATGGCCAAGCAGATCAGTGCTCCCTACATCGAGTGTTCATCCCTGCAGTCTGAGAACAGCGTCAGAGACATCTTCCACGTGGCCACGCTGGCCTGCGTCAACAAGGGCAACAAGAACGTCAAATGCAACAAGTCCTCCAGGAGCACCAAGAGGATCTCACACAGCAGACCAGACCTGCCCACAGTGGTGTCAGACTTCCAGAAGACCAAAGCCAAGACCTGTGCTGTTATGTGACTGCATGGGCTGTGATTGGAATCTTGGATTGAAGGACAATGTTGAAGGACATTATAATGAGCATATGATCTTTGGATAACTATGAAGGGCTTTGTGCACtattagaagactattgatctCCACAGCAATTGCCAACTGAATGAGAGACGGTGTTTAGGTAGCGGCAGCAACTATGCTGTGGTATGTTATGTACGTTATCTGTGGTTGTACCCTGCCTTTTTACAAGTTAAATGAAGCATAACACCAAGTAGTCAATGAACTTACATGAACTGGATGTCTTCACCTGGAGTTAACTGGGATTTATCAGTCAGAACTAAGAACTGACGGATGTTAGTGACTTGATGCCACAGAATCTGAGAAAACTTATCTTGGACTTTGTTCATGAACTCTCTGGGGAATTCCACTGAAATGACACAAAGGAGCTGTACTTAAATTCTCAGTTTGAACTGGAATACCATGGTGGAGAATGCAGGCAAGGTTGTAGAATCCTGAATATTGAAAAGCTTCATTTTCAGAAGTGTTCTAGGTAGCAGTGTTTTGGATCATATGTTCTTAAAAGCAACCAAAATAGTTTGGGGGAGAGACAGTGAACCATATGAGATACGTTTGTGTGTAATGTTCTGAGAAGCACAGATGATAACCAGGATACTGTTACCCTTTCTCCAATCCATGCTGTTGAAGGCTCCTGAATGTCATGTGTCGTGTGTCACCCTTAAGGCTACACCTTCCTTTTCTTTACTTTTTACTTTCTCATAATTTGTTTTCTAAATCTGTTAATTCTAAGTTACTCTGAGATTTATTCTAAAACAACGACAAACTAGTTCATTTCAGAACTGTCAATTTCCCATGTTTAAATGTACTGTAGTCATGCAAATGTAGTAAAGGTTAGATTTGATGCTTATAAATGTATAAGCCCATCATTGATGCCTCAATGCAGCATTTATTGACTTATGGGAAGTACACATATTCAAACTAAATTCTCCTATTTAGGCTTATGAGAACTACTAGCCCTGTGCAAGATTTTAGGGGCAATACGTGACATTTGGTTGGGAGGCCCCCCCACCTTGCCTAAAATTTTAGTGCCCCCCTCTTGATctgtaactcacatttctatgtgaatttggttgggtcgcccaaaaaggTACATATTACAGCTTTAAAtgttatttcctgcaattctacacattttgccatggagtgTAGAGAAATTTCCTGCATTTCAATGACAAA
Encoded here:
- the LOC120057900 gene encoding rho-related GTP-binding protein RhoE-like, which gives rise to MDLNPSIKCKIVVVGDSECGKTALLNVFAKDSFPEGYIPTVFENYTASFEIDTQRVELRLWDTSGSAYYDNVRPLSYPDADAVLICFDISRPDTLDSVLKKWKGEIQEFCPNTKMLLVGCKSDLRTDLFTKSNSGHTPVSYDQGSNMAKQISAPYIECSSLQSENSVRDIFHVATLACVNKGNKNVKCNKSSRSTKRISHSRPDLPTVVSDFQKTKAKTCAVM